The following proteins are encoded in a genomic region of Mahella australiensis 50-1 BON:
- a CDS encoding flagellar hook-basal body protein, which translates to MIQALWTAGAGLISQQYNVDTIANNIANVDTTAFKRNTAHIEDMPYVYKLNPAIRQADNEGLLPHMGTGARVVSSPKYFAQGPMQQTERNLDLGIDGTAFFAVTDGQGNVFYTRDGNFKLTETEGEDGRIHSYITTANGYWLLDTEGARIEIPAGTIEGDISIDPSGAVMVEGAHIADIALVEFTNPQALETRGDNLYAVTDNVGPNYLTDGDSKVRQGFLEASNVDIADEMARMIRAQRAYQLNARVLQTADEMIGLANSIRR; encoded by the coding sequence ATGATACAGGCGTTATGGACGGCAGGAGCCGGCCTTATAAGTCAGCAGTATAATGTGGATACTATAGCCAACAATATCGCTAATGTCGATACAACAGCATTCAAGCGAAATACGGCGCATATCGAGGATATGCCCTATGTGTATAAGCTGAATCCAGCCATCCGTCAAGCCGATAATGAGGGCCTGTTGCCGCATATGGGTACGGGTGCCAGGGTAGTATCTTCGCCTAAATATTTTGCGCAGGGACCTATGCAGCAGACCGAGCGCAATCTGGATCTGGGCATAGACGGTACGGCGTTTTTTGCTGTGACCGACGGCCAGGGAAATGTGTTTTATACGAGGGACGGCAATTTTAAGCTTACAGAGACTGAGGGTGAGGATGGACGGATCCACAGCTATATAACCACAGCAAATGGCTATTGGTTGCTGGATACGGAAGGTGCTCGCATAGAGATTCCGGCAGGTACGATAGAGGGCGATATATCCATAGATCCTTCCGGAGCGGTGATGGTCGAGGGAGCGCACATAGCAGATATCGCGTTGGTAGAGTTTACAAACCCGCAGGCGCTGGAAACACGCGGCGATAATCTTTATGCTGTAACAGATAACGTCGGCCCGAATTATTTGACCGACGGGGATTCCAAGGTAAGACAGGGATTTCTTGAAGCATCTAATGTGGATATAGCCGATGAAATGGCGCGCATGATACGCGCACAGCGCGCATATCAGCTAAATGCCAGAGTGTTGCAGACCGCTGATGAGATGATAGGGCTGGCCAACAGCATAAGGCGCTAG
- a CDS encoding M23 family metallopeptidase has product MKRIGTWFKNTFAKDKIVHFLDKQGFYIVLFACIAIIAATAIITSDNNFLPNPEQLSLSEPAKEAQPSAPTDSVVDDAKVELKVEDVNDKETGQQTKEESPAAPAKTANIVKTAKAASAATSNATASIKLITPVPGQISVEYAKDHLVYSNTLEQWSTHDGIDITAATGTEVKAAATGKVESITKDDKLGIVITIDHGNGIKTRYGNLSTGDMVKVGQKVEAGQTISGVGNTAAFEIADAPHLHFEVIANDKPVDPKKYMK; this is encoded by the coding sequence ATGAAACGAATAGGCACATGGTTTAAAAATACATTCGCAAAAGATAAAATAGTCCATTTTCTGGATAAACAGGGCTTTTACATCGTTTTATTCGCCTGTATAGCCATTATAGCTGCTACAGCTATAATAACATCCGATAACAACTTTTTGCCCAATCCCGAACAACTGTCGCTGAGCGAGCCTGCAAAAGAAGCGCAGCCCTCAGCTCCGACCGATTCGGTAGTAGACGACGCAAAAGTCGAACTCAAGGTAGAGGATGTCAATGACAAGGAAACAGGCCAACAAACAAAAGAGGAATCGCCGGCAGCACCGGCCAAAACAGCAAATATAGTAAAAACCGCCAAAGCGGCGTCTGCTGCAACATCCAATGCAACCGCCAGCATAAAGCTGATAACACCGGTACCTGGTCAGATAAGCGTAGAATATGCCAAAGATCACCTGGTGTACTCAAATACCCTCGAGCAATGGAGTACACACGATGGCATAGATATAACCGCTGCCACCGGTACTGAGGTTAAGGCTGCTGCCACTGGCAAAGTGGAAAGTATAACCAAGGACGATAAACTCGGCATCGTAATAACAATAGATCATGGCAACGGCATAAAGACCAGATATGGTAATCTCTCTACGGGCGATATGGTTAAAGTCGGGCAAAAGGTAGAAGCAGGCCAGACTATCAGCGGCGTGGGTAACACCGCGGCATTTGAAATAGCCGATGCTCCCCACCTCCATTTCGAGGTTATCGCAAACGATAAGCCGGTGGATCCTAAGAAATATATGAAATAG
- a CDS encoding flagellar hook-basal body protein, with translation MLRGLYNATTAMQVETARLNAIANNIANAETTGYKKDKMVSQSFPDVLVARIGNKAGAVIRPFDIIGSINHGVHVDQVKTDWFQGPLQQTDNTTDLALTGNGFFVLRVGQNDYRYTRDGAFAVDADGYLVNQNGYRVQGYDNQNEFVDILVGNERFSVDPAGNIYTDQRQYAGTIAVEDFDNRDDALEKAGDNLYVVYDPEQYQSHPVGTGIKQGHIEVSNVDINKEITDMMEVYRHYESAQRIVSMLDQTLDKTVNEVGRV, from the coding sequence ATGCTTCGCGGTTTATATAATGCAACTACTGCTATGCAGGTGGAAACTGCGCGTCTGAATGCCATAGCCAATAATATAGCTAATGCAGAGACGACTGGATATAAAAAGGATAAAATGGTGTCACAAAGCTTCCCCGACGTGCTTGTGGCCAGAATAGGGAATAAAGCCGGCGCTGTAATAAGGCCGTTTGATATCATCGGCTCTATAAATCATGGTGTACATGTGGATCAGGTAAAGACCGACTGGTTCCAAGGGCCTTTGCAGCAGACCGATAATACGACTGATTTGGCGTTAACAGGGAACGGCTTTTTTGTACTCAGGGTAGGCCAGAACGATTATCGGTATACCCGGGATGGTGCTTTTGCTGTAGATGCAGATGGTTATTTGGTTAATCAAAATGGATATCGGGTTCAGGGGTATGATAATCAGAACGAATTTGTGGATATACTTGTAGGCAATGAGCGTTTCAGCGTGGATCCGGCGGGTAATATATATACCGACCAGCGGCAGTATGCGGGTACAATAGCCGTAGAGGATTTTGATAATAGAGATGATGCTTTGGAAAAGGCCGGCGATAATCTCTATGTTGTCTATGACCCTGAACAATATCAATCTCACCCTGTAGGCACCGGTATAAAACAGGGGCATATAGAAGTGTCCAATGTCGATATAAACAAAGAGATAACCGATATGATGGAGGTATACCGCCATTATGAATCAGCTCAGCGTATCGTGTCCATGCTGGATCAGACGCTGGACAAAACAGTAAACGAGGTGGGAAGGGTATGA
- a CDS encoding rod shape-determining protein: protein MFGIHDMAIDLGTSSVLVYVKGKGIVLKEPSVVAINKNNNQVLAVGSEAKLMLGRTPGNIVATRPLREGVISDYDTTQKMLKYFIRKVSKYVRLSRPRIIICIPTGITQVEQKAVLDASYDAGANKTYLMEEPIAAAIGAGIDISLPNGSMVVDIGGGTTDIAVISLGGAVVSDSIKVAGDKFDDAIIRYMRRKYNILIGEKTAEDLKITIGAIYPPKEQKSMEVCGRNLISGLPKVVNVTTDEMVEALREPADIIVEAIHSVFERTPPELSADISERGIIMTGGGALLTGMDKLIQEQTGIPVYVASDPVSCVVLGAGKALENISVYSESALMDNSNSPVYIG from the coding sequence ATGTTCGGAATTCATGATATGGCCATTGATTTAGGAACTTCATCGGTACTCGTATATGTCAAAGGTAAAGGCATAGTTCTTAAAGAGCCATCAGTAGTAGCCATAAATAAGAATAACAACCAGGTGCTGGCCGTAGGCAGTGAAGCCAAGCTTATGCTGGGGCGCACACCAGGCAATATAGTAGCTACACGGCCGCTGAGAGAAGGCGTTATATCGGACTATGACACCACGCAAAAAATGTTAAAATATTTTATACGCAAGGTATCCAAATATGTACGGTTGAGCAGGCCTCGAATAATAATATGCATACCCACCGGCATAACGCAGGTGGAACAAAAAGCCGTATTGGACGCTTCGTATGATGCCGGTGCCAATAAGACCTATCTTATGGAAGAACCCATAGCTGCGGCTATAGGAGCGGGCATCGACATATCGTTGCCAAATGGCAGCATGGTAGTGGATATAGGCGGTGGTACCACCGATATAGCGGTTATATCGCTTGGCGGGGCAGTGGTAAGCGATTCTATAAAGGTGGCCGGGGACAAATTCGACGACGCTATTATACGTTACATGAGGCGCAAATACAATATATTGATCGGCGAGAAAACAGCAGAAGATCTGAAAATAACCATAGGTGCCATATATCCTCCCAAAGAACAAAAATCGATGGAGGTATGCGGCCGCAACCTTATATCGGGCTTGCCCAAAGTGGTAAACGTTACAACGGATGAAATGGTAGAAGCACTTAGAGAACCGGCCGATATCATAGTAGAGGCCATACATTCGGTTTTTGAACGGACACCGCCTGAGCTGTCAGCCGATATAAGCGAAAGAGGTATCATAATGACAGGCGGCGGTGCTTTGCTAACCGGCATGGATAAGCTAATACAGGAGCAGACGGGCATACCGGTCTATGTAGCATCCGATCCAGTATCATGTGTCGTCCTTGGAGCCGGAAAGGCTTTGGAAAATATAAGCGTATACTCCGAAAGCGCATTAATGGATAACAGCAATTCTCCTGTGTATATAGGATAG
- the spoIIID gene encoding sporulation transcriptional regulator SpoIIID: protein MKEYIEERVVATAQYIIKHKATVREAAKVFKVSKSTVHKDMSERLPKINPILYNQVKKIVDKNKAERHIRGGRATKLKYIAKKI from the coding sequence TTGAAGGAGTATATCGAAGAAAGGGTAGTCGCAACGGCTCAGTATATAATAAAACACAAGGCCACTGTCAGGGAAGCCGCAAAGGTCTTTAAGGTAAGCAAAAGCACAGTACATAAGGATATGTCGGAAAGACTACCGAAGATAAACCCCATATTATACAATCAGGTAAAAAAGATCGTAGATAAAAACAAAGCAGAAAGGCACATACGCGGAGGACGTGCAACAAAACTCAAGTACATAGCCAAAAAAATATGA